In Chitinophagaceae bacterium, the genomic window ATACACTTAAGCGTGGCGCTTCGGAAGTACCACTTATTTTTTTGCGGATGCGGAACCTGATCTTTTGCCTTGCCGCTGTTTTTTTATTACTCATTTTATTTTTATTTTAACTCCCGATGCTGCCGGGAAAATATTTGAACTTTTAACTATTACTTACCTGCTGCTTTACCTGCTTTTCTCCTCAATACTTCACCGGCAAACTTCACACCCTTTCCTTTGTAAGGCTCCGGCTTACGCAGGCTGCGTAGTTTAGCGCACACCTGGCCCAGCAATTGCTTGTCGTTGCTCTCTAATGTTATGGTTGGGTTTTTCCCTTTTTCCTGTGCTGTGGCTACTTTAATTTCTTTGGGTAAATCAAAAATAATATTATGAGAATAGCCTAATGATAAATCCAGCGTATTGCCCTGGTTGGCTGCTTTAAAACCCACACCTACCAGTTCCATTTCTTTTTTATACCCATCGGTAACGCCTTTAACCATATTGTTGATTAAGGCACGGCTAAGGCCGTGCAGCGCACGGTGGCGTATTTGATCGGTTGGGCGCCCCAGTTCAACAATGTTTTCTTTTACTTCAACTTTAATATCCCTGTCAATGGGTTGTTTCAATTCACCTTTTGGGCCTTTTACTGTTACTTCGTTTACTTTTGAAACTGTAAGAGTAACTCCTGACGGGAGATTTATGGGTTGCTTACCTATACGACTCATTGTAATAATTTTTATACTTATGAACGAAAATGTATTTTTTTTAGATTGTGTTCAGCCCGTATAAAAGGCTTATGTTATCAATCTGTATCCTTGCAACTATCCATTTTCAATATAATTGCTTGATTTTATTTTAATAAATGTTACAAAGAACTTCTCCGCCTACATTTTGGGCTTTGGCTTCTTTATCTGTCATAACTCCTTTGGAAGTAGAGATAATGGCAATACCCAGGCCGTTTTTAACCCTTTTAAATTCTTCGGGTTTTGCATAGGTACGCAGGCCTGGGCGGCTCACCCTTTCCAGGCTTTGAATTACGGGCAACTTGGTGTTACCATCGTATTTTAAGGCAATTTTAATGGTGCCTTGTTTGTTATCATCTACAAATTTGTACTTAAGGATATATCCTTTAGTGTACAAAATTTCCGTAATCCTTTTTTTCAATTTGCTGGCAGGAATTTCCACGATACGGTGGTTGGCCATTTGGGCATTACGAATTCTTGTTAAATAGTCTGCAATTGGATCAGTAACCATTGTTTATATTAGTTAATTGATTTTTTAATGTTTGTTACAATGCGATATCCTGTTGAATATCCGTGGAAATTACCAGCTTGCTTTGGTTACTCCCGGAATTTTTCCCTGTAAAGCCATGTCCCTGAAAATTACACGACTGAGACCAAAATGGCGCATAAAGCCACGGGGACGGCCGGTTAATTGGCAACGGTTTTTTAACCGCACAGGTGATGCATTACGGGGAAGTGCGGCTAATGCTGCATAATTTCCCTCTGCCTTTAATGCAGCTCTTTTTTCTGCAAATTTGGCAACAGTTTTTTCCCTTTTTCTTTGCCTGGCTTCAATTGATTTTTTTGCCATGTTTTTTTAAATTCTTATTGATTAATTATTTTTTTTACATTTTTAAACGGCATGCCCAGCTCTTTCAATAATTCCATTGCTTCTTCATTGCTATTTGCCGTTGTTACAAAAGTGATATCCAGGCCGGTGATTTTATTTACT contains:
- the rplF gene encoding 50S ribosomal protein L6, which codes for MSRIGKQPINLPSGVTLTVSKVNEVTVKGPKGELKQPIDRDIKVEVKENIVELGRPTDQIRHRALHGLSRALINNMVKGVTDGYKKEMELVGVGFKAANQGNTLDLSLGYSHNIIFDLPKEIKVATAQEKGKNPTITLESNDKQLLGQVCAKLRSLRKPEPYKGKGVKFAGEVLRRKAGKAAGK
- the rpsH gene encoding 30S ribosomal protein S8, which encodes MVTDPIADYLTRIRNAQMANHRIVEIPASKLKKRITEILYTKGYILKYKFVDDNKQGTIKIALKYDGNTKLPVIQSLERVSRPGLRTYAKPEEFKRVKNGLGIAIISTSKGVMTDKEAKAQNVGGEVLCNIY
- the rpsN gene encoding 30S ribosomal protein S14 — its product is MAKKSIEARQRKREKTVAKFAEKRAALKAEGNYAALAALPRNASPVRLKNRCQLTGRPRGFMRHFGLSRVIFRDMALQGKIPGVTKASW